The genomic region ATTAACGGTCTGATCGGTTCCCACCAACTGATTCTCGAAGGGTTGTGCGACAATCCCGAAGAAGAACGGGAGTTTTTGGGCAAAGCCAACACTTCGGCCCTCAAAATTATCGAAATTCTCGATCGCATTCTCGATGTCGCCCGCACCCAAGAAGGTCGTACCCCCATGACCCTCAAAGTAGTTCCCCTCGGGGAAATTCTGACTAAAGTAGGGGAGTTAACGGCAATTCAAGCGGCCAACCGTAACATCGGCCTTAAAATTGGCGAAAGTGACCCGAATTGGTACGTTCGCGCCGATCGCCACTGGCTGACGCAAGTGTTGGTCAACGCGATCGATATGGCGATTACCCCGGTCACCCCGGGAGATATTCGGGTCAGTGTCGAGGAGGTGCCTGCCAGGGACGATCGCCCTCAAGCGCCTCACGGGGATCTGAAAATCGCGATCGATACCTATTTGCCGTTGGAATATTGGAGCGAGCCGATCGACTTCCTGCACCGAGAACAAACGGCGGACTGTTCGTTAATGGAAGATCCGGAACTGTCTGCCGGGATGAACTTGTGGCTCGACATCACCCTGTTGGAATTGATGTCAGGAAAGCTGGAAATTTTACCCCTGCCAGCGTCCGCCGCCCCCGATTCCGGGGATGCGAGCCTCACACCGGGGGCTACCCGGCTTCAATGCTTAATTCCACGGGCGATTCCGACGGCAGGGACGGACTCGTGAGCGGCTCGTTGTATAACACCATCGTCGTGGTCGAATTCGGCTCGAAGCCGATGCGCTCGTAAAAACGCTGTTGGTAGGTGGTGGTGAGGTAGACTCGTTCGACGCGGTTGAGGTGCGGGTGGCTGACGAGGGTTTCGACCAATTTGCTGCCGAGTCCGACGCCGCGATACTCCGGATGAATGACGACATCCCAGATGGTGGCGCGGTAAATGCCGTCGGAGGTGGCGCGTGCGAAGCCGATCAAGCGGTCTCGATCCCAAACGGAAATCACGGGATGGCTGTGGGTAATGGCGACGGCCAGATCTTCGACTTGGCGATCGCGCGCCCAAAATGCAGTAATCTCGAACAGGGATTTGAGGGCGTGCAAGTCGATCTCGCTTTTGCGATCGCTGAAGCGAATATGACGGCAATCCATCGT from Oxynema aestuarii AP17 harbors:
- a CDS encoding sensor histidine kinase, with product MNWSNWLYLATGLGIGWALHRWVTSRPQATESDTSADVSSPEDEADRASLVRQLEHLQLQYQMAVQMCQFRAGFLSRVSHELRAPINGLIGSHQLILEGLCDNPEEEREFLGKANTSALKIIEILDRILDVARTQEGRTPMTLKVVPLGEILTKVGELTAIQAANRNIGLKIGESDPNWYVRADRHWLTQVLVNAIDMAITPVTPGDIRVSVEEVPARDDRPQAPHGDLKIAIDTYLPLEYWSEPIDFLHREQTADCSLMEDPELSAGMNLWLDITLLELMSGKLEILPLPASAAPDSGDASLTPGATRLQCLIPRAIPTAGTDS
- a CDS encoding GNAT family N-acetyltransferase, which gives rise to MNSTMDCRHIRFSDRKSEIDLHALKSLFEITAFWARDRQVEDLAVAITHSHPVISVWDRDRLIGFARATSDGIYRATIWDVVIHPEYRGVGLGSKLVETLVSHPHLNRVERVYLTTTYQQRFYERIGFEPNSTTTMVLYNEPLTSPSLPSESPVELSIEAG